The Toxoplasma gondii ME49 chromosome XI, whole genome shotgun sequence region TTCCAACCTGGTACGCTCCCTTAGTACAACACGACGAAATGAAACACTGAAACTGTAGCTGCTCACATATACACGccccctctctgtttcgccgTCTGTCCCTTTTTATGACCTTTCCTTTCGTTTACACTGTCAGCCTCGTAGCCGTTTCAGTCCTCGTGTTCTCCCCAAGATCGCTATTGACGACTTCTTGTTTTTGTTATGGCTTGTATTTCTCAACCAGTTAACGAGGAACTTACTGCGCGTCTCAATTCGTTGCTGTTCCTTCGAGATTGCCGCGTACCCAGCATCTGAACTCGGGGTTGTTCCACGTGAGATGAGCACACATCTGTGCCTATATCCGTGTACATAGCAACACCTGTGTATGCTGTGTATGTACTGGTCTTCTCGCGTGGTCTGTTCTGTTCTGTTCTAGGTTGTGTGTGGGTTTCAGGCAGTCTTGGCGCGCCTTAAGCTCACGCCGTCAAAGCTCCCGAAATTTCGATTTACGTGCCACAACCGCATTCCTATCGCACGTGGACTTGGCTCTTCCTGTGCAGCAATTGTCTCCGGCATTTTAGCGAGTACGGCTATTGCCCCTTTTCTACAGAGGCGATGTGCAGGTCAGGAAATGCATGATCGAGAGTCGAGTGCTAAAGTCGGTGAGAGAGATGTAGCTTTCTTTGCCATGGAGGGCGAATGGCTACATCAAGCCGGCCTCGCCGTAGAAGTGTGTGACGAGAACTTCCTGCTCAAAACGGCGTGCGATCTGGAAGTAAGAAACAGCTACTCAGGTGTGTGCGTCTCGAACTCATTTTGCTCTCTTTACACACACGTGCATCTGTTTTGCCGCCAGTGTAAGTCTGTTACCTGTGCGAGTCCTTCTGCAAACTCACCTGCTCCTCCCCTGACTCCGGGTCCCTCTGCACTTCCTTCTGCGTGTTGTTCTCAGTCCGCATGCATGTTGACATACCACTTGATGAGCACCCATACGTGGACAGCTTCCTTTTCCATTTcacttcctccttcttctttccgggTCACTGCCTGTCTAGCGTTCCCGACTGATTATGGAGGTCCTTTCAAAGTTTCAGAGCATTTGCGTCCTGTTCGTTTCCCTCCTGCGTGCTTCACAGGGGCACGCCGACAATGCTGCAGCGGCTCTCTTTGGAGGACTTCAGCTGGCCCTCAAATACGTCCCTCGCGATCCCATGACGGTGCTCGCTACAATTGAGAAAACCCACTACCCAACGCCTTTTGACAtaaaaaaagcaaaagaagcGGCTGCGGCAGTCGCCGCAGCAGGCGGggctgtgtctcctcttcctggTGATGAGAAGTCACCAGTTCCTTCCCCACGTCCAGGGGCAAAACATGGCGGAAAAGTGATGAAACCTAAAACCGGTGATGATGCCTGGATGGCTCGAGGAGTACCCATCCCTGATAATCTTAAATGTGTTTTGTTTGTTCCGGATGAGGGAATGGAAACTTCAAAGGTGAGGGTGTAGGCGCtgcaaagaagcgaagagctTTCTAGTGTCAATCCAGTTCACGAACGGGAGAAGTTTCACCCGTCGGTATACTCTTTCATACACGCATATTCATGCCATGTGTGGACAAACGCCTGTGGACATGCATATGAATAGTATGTTTTTACTTCTGCACAGTCACAGTTGGAAGCGTGCGACCTTCGTCTGCGGGCTTTTGCGCCCGTGAACTCGTCTGGACCCTGCATGTCTAGCCAATGAGGTGTTCACCTGCATCGGTAGGCCcactttctttttcctccgcTTTGGATACACTGGGATACGTACTTTGACtacttgttctctcttctcaggcCCGTGAAGTGCTTCCCAAAACGGTTTCTCTTGCAGATGCCGTTTTCAACTCCGCTCGCACGGCTTTGCTTGTGTACGCGATGAACACGGCGGCGGCCGCAGCTGTTGTGGCTGAGGCTGGCGAAGGGGGCACACCTGCCAAAGCCGCCGAGGCAGTTGAGGATGTCCTCTATAGGCTGTTACAAGATGCGATGGACGATCGGCTTCATCAGCGATTCCGGGCTAAACTGAACCCTCATCTCGAACCTATGAAGGATGCCGCCCAGAGAGCTGGTAAGAATTTGCGGCTTCGTCTCAGCTGCCGTCATTCCGCGTCGTTAAAGGTTTTTGGTGGGTAAAGAGTACGCAGAATTCAAGGATGTACATATTTACACGACTGTGTATGAATAGATATACTAGTTCTCAGCTGCCGTCATTCCCCGTCGTTAAAGGTTTTTGGTGGGTAAAGAGTACGCAGAATTCAAGGATGTACATATTTACACGACTGTGTATGAATAGATATACTAGTTCTCAGCTGCCGTCATTCCCCGTCGTTAAAGGTTTTTGGTGGGTAAAGAGTACGCAGAATTCAAGGATGTACATATTTACACGACTGTGTATGAATAGATATACTAGTTCTCAGCTGCCGCCATTCCCCGTCGTTAAAGGTTTTTGGTGGGTAAAGAGTACGCAGAATTCAAGGATGTACATATTTACACGACTGTGCATGAATAGATATACTAGTTACGCGAGGGCGCGCGGAGCTGAAGGGGAACATGCCACTTCAGCGAGTCGCTAGCCCACGATCACAGACTCCCAAATCCGCTGATCCGAAAGACAGATGgttcctcctttttcccgCCTGTTCAGGTGCCCTGGGAGTTTGTTTGAGCGGAGCGGGTCCCGCGGTCCTGGCCTTCGTGATGGAACACCACTGCGGCGAAGTCGCAGAGGCATTAAACACCGCAGCAGCGGAGTGTAAGAAAAAAGGCAAAGTGCTTGTTGTGGCTCCAGCAGCTGGCGGAGCACATACAGTGCCCTTTGCACAAGAGCGCGATGACGACGGTTGGTGAAGTGtctgttcgtctctcgctccggTGGAAGCTCTCCGCGTATGTGTGCGCCCACAACAGTGCGTGCAAGTATCTTTCCGTGTGAAGTGTGTGTTCACCTGCATGCTCAGCTTTACATACACTTTTGACTTGTTATACATGACTAAACGTCGCGATGCATGCTTGAGTTCGATGAAGGGCGAAAATGACTTGCGTTTGTCTTCGATCTTGCAGTTGACTGTACAGCTCCTGCTGTGCCCCCCGCTGTCGTGCGCCGAACTCGAGCGCCTAGTAGCCGAATGGAAGAGTGTTATCCTTTACTGTGAAAAACTTGCAAATGCACCCCGGAGAGGAGATCGCCTCAATGCTTCAGTGTCCAAGAAACAAGCTAATTGCTGCTATCGGCTTTCTGGAAACGCGACAGTAGTTTTAGACATAGCATTGCTTTGAATTCAATTGGAAATTAGGTAGATCTGTGAAGACGTGAGAAGGcggggacagaagaaaagaagtgaGCAGATAGACGCGGCAGACACCGAGAACAACGACAAGGCTAAAACAGACaaggagcgaagagacagcaagcaAGGAGTTAGAAGCGCCCACAACAACAGATACGACGAACTATTCATCTTAGGCTACACCGGTCAGGCATGATTTACACAGCCAGCAAATAAACACCCATTGATACATTTACGTATCTCCTTATACTTGAGAGGAAACATAGAGACAACAGGGTCCCCGAGAAAACCCAGCCTCGGTCTCACCGTGCCTAGGCCCTGAAAACGCCCGATCGAATCCGCTGACAACCACACAAAAGAGGCGCCCCTGCTATGTAGCTTGTTTTCCTGCATACTTTGGCCTCGAGACGAAACGCTCTTGTCGCAGTTTCTTCCTTATTCACATCGGAAAATGTACCTGTACCAGCACGTTGAGGAGCTGTCGAGCACACAGGTAGCCGTAACCTGAAAGCGCGTCACGGAAACGGGCTGGGTGACCGGGTGCGAGAAAGTGCACTACAGACCATGTTTGTCAGGCCCATAGCATCTACTCGTCTTCCGGTTTGAGGGGAGGTGGTCGTTTCTTGCCTCCGGGTTCCACGAAAAATTTGGAAGCTAGGTCTTTCAGTTTCTCATTTTCCTCAACCAACGCCTCTCGGTTCTTCTTGTAGCGCTCGACATCCGCTCCTGCAGGATAGGCCTTCATCCCGTAGGACTTGTCGCCATCGGAAGCTGTtcagagcgagaaaagaagacacgcgCGGGGTAGCGGCCGGTCAATTCACCACGTTCATGGCTTACGCCGCTTCGCCACGCATGCTTATCCCTCTTCGCACGTACATCTTTGAGGGAGTTTTGGAGgcaaaacgcagagacaagcCAACGAATAGACCTACAGGTCGATTGCTAAAACGTGAACAAACGATGACCATATAAGGCCACAAGCGATCGATAGGCACACTGACCCACGAACCGATGAGGTACACAAGACTCGGGGGAACAGAGGAGCGAGTCAGAACACAAGTGGaccgaaagagagacatgcaTTCACGCGAAGATACATTGGAAGGCAAGCAGAGACATCCATCATCAGACGTGTGTTTCGAGCGGCAGATGAAAATCGGCAGTCCAACAGAGGCTCGTCAAGCGAGCGCTGAGCAAATGCCAAGTACACGTCGCACCACTGGCGAGAGTCTGAAACTTCCTCGTTACTGCACCGAGTCAGGGGATCTTCAATCCATTCTAGATCATCTTACATTTATGAACGACACTGGCTGTTACAGGCCTCTCCTCTACGTAGTACGTGATGTCCCCGTGGTCCGCCACGAAATCGTAGACGAGCTGCGACTCCATGAGATTCAGCGTGCGCTCCGTTACCAGGTCGGGCTTCTGGCCCGGACACTGGTCAGAAGATGCCATCAAAGACACACAAGAATCGACAAGAAAAATAACCGCTCAACACACTGTAAGTCCATTTTTCAAAGACACGGGAGTAGTGAGCCGACGCTGAGGTGCTGATACAGTGCGGCAATTAAAACATTCACTTTTATCTGACTTGTTATCCCCATCGTCCGCTTGCGACCCTGATTCTTGCATCCACACAGGTGTCGACACTGCGCTTAAAGGAACCTTTAATCCGTGTTTGATAGTGACCAATGCTAAATGTCTGCCACACTTAGACTACTATTCTTACAACCAACTACAGCTTTGATGGCGCTGTCACGAACTCAATACGAGCAAGCCGGTTCGTGTGCCTACACCCGATCAAGAAAATGCAAAGGTGGACCCACAATGAGGACTCGCTTTGCTACCGGGTGTCTGGGCTGAATCGTGTCG contains the following coding sequences:
- a CDS encoding GHMP kinase, putative (encoded by transcript TGME49_216640); translated protein: MKDSGGNSTHGNAMPAHMGGEKQTVRQHLGGLLQGQPCSRKRSADVTCATPDYEDPVKVWEGVRDATVRAQDIAGNSALQKLTEEQTDILEMRAARDPAERQVGQDAKSAADVLAQHQDIAESPLRIHVRAPASCANLGSGFDCLGLAVNIWNELIIEEAEKQEVIIHGEGEGELPRDDSNLVVCGFQAVLARLKLTPSKLPKFRFTCHNRIPIARGLGSSCAAIVSGILASTAIAPFLQRRCAGQEMHDRESSAKVGERDVAFFAMEGEWLHQAGLAVEVCDENFLLKTACDLEGHADNAAAALFGGLQLALKYVPRDPMTVLATIEKTHYPTPFDIKKAKEAAAAVAAAGGAVSPLPGDEKSPVPSPRPGAKHGGKVMKPKTGDDAWMARGVPIPDNLKCVLFVPDEGMETSKAREVLPKTVSLADAVFNSARTALLVYAMNTAAAAAVVAEAGEGGTPAKAAEAVEDVLYRLLQDAMDDRLHQRFRAKLNPHLEPMKDAAQRAGALGVCLSGAGPAVLAFVMEHHCGEVAEALNTAAAECKKKGKVLVVAPAAGGAHTVPFAQERDDDGW